The Benincasa hispida cultivar B227 chromosome 9, ASM972705v1, whole genome shotgun sequence genome has a segment encoding these proteins:
- the LOC120087327 gene encoding probable peptidyl-tRNA hydrolase 2 isoform X2, translating to MLGSSNSSRKKQQLKSEKEWLSVSFRPENFIPGLVIGFILGLFLDLSKPSRGNAKKGYFLPSKYQQLSPSNNGDQELKLVLVVRQDLKMGSGKIASQCAHAATGLYAELMQSHRNLLRQWELCGQPKIVVTCKNQQEMNKLKDAAENIGLPTFVVADAGRTQETCLYSFHQVHLVLRNLAS from the exons ATGTTGGGTTCTTCTAATTCTTCCAGAAAG AAGCAGCAACTGAAGTCAGAAAAAGAATGGCTGTCGGTGAGTTTCAGACCCGAAAACTTCATTCCAGGCCTCGTAATTGGTTTCATTCTTGGGTTGTTTTTGGATTTGTCAAAACCCAGTAGAGGCAATGCTAAGAAGGGTTATTTCCTGCCGTCAAAGTACCAACAGCTATCTCCTTCAAACAACGGTGATCAAGAGCTCAAGTTG GTCCTTGTTGTTAGGCAAGATCTGAAGATGGGTTCTGGAAAAATTGCATCTCAATGTGCTC ATGCTGCTACTGGCTTGTATGCAGAACTAATGCAAAG CCACCGAAACCTTTTGAGACAGTGGGAGCTATGTGGGCAGCCAAAAATAGTTGTAACATGCAAGAACCAGCAAGAAAT GAATAAACTAAAGGATGCAGCTGAGAACATTGGCCTTCCTACTTTTGTTGTTGCTGATGCTGGACGCACACAG GAAACATGTTTGTATTCATTTCACCAAGTACATTTAGTTCTCCGGAACCTGGCATCCTGA
- the LOC120087327 gene encoding peptidyl-tRNA hydrolase 2, mitochondrial isoform X1, with product MLGSSNSSRKKQQLKSEKEWLSVSFRPENFIPGLVIGFILGLFLDLSKPSRGNAKKGYFLPSKYQQLSPSNNGDQELKLVLVVRQDLKMGSGKIASQCAHAATGLYAELMQSHRNLLRQWELCGQPKIVVTCKNQQEMNKLKDAAENIGLPTFVVADAGRTQVSAGSKTVLAIGPGPKEAIDAVTGKLRLL from the exons ATGTTGGGTTCTTCTAATTCTTCCAGAAAG AAGCAGCAACTGAAGTCAGAAAAAGAATGGCTGTCGGTGAGTTTCAGACCCGAAAACTTCATTCCAGGCCTCGTAATTGGTTTCATTCTTGGGTTGTTTTTGGATTTGTCAAAACCCAGTAGAGGCAATGCTAAGAAGGGTTATTTCCTGCCGTCAAAGTACCAACAGCTATCTCCTTCAAACAACGGTGATCAAGAGCTCAAGTTG GTCCTTGTTGTTAGGCAAGATCTGAAGATGGGTTCTGGAAAAATTGCATCTCAATGTGCTC ATGCTGCTACTGGCTTGTATGCAGAACTAATGCAAAG CCACCGAAACCTTTTGAGACAGTGGGAGCTATGTGGGCAGCCAAAAATAGTTGTAACATGCAAGAACCAGCAAGAAAT GAATAAACTAAAGGATGCAGCTGAGAACATTGGCCTTCCTACTTTTGTTGTTGCTGATGCTGGACGCACACAG GTTTCGGCTGGATCGAAGACTGTTCTTGCCATTGGACCTG GGCCAAAGGAGGCCATTGATGCGGTAACTGGGAAACTCCGCCTACTCTAG